A region from the Brassica napus cultivar Da-Ae chromosome C8, Da-Ae, whole genome shotgun sequence genome encodes:
- the LOC106380033 gene encoding nuclear transcription factor Y subunit B-10 isoform X2 yields the protein MADSQAKSSGMSPGVGGGGSHESGGDQSPRSMNVREQDRFLPIANISRIMKRGLPANGKIAKDAKETMQECVSEFISFVTSEASDKCQREKRKTINGDDLLWAMTTLGFEEYVEPLKFYLTRYREMEGDNKGSGKGGESSAKRDGQPGQFLQQGQQGSFSQGPYGNSQVSAFS from the exons ATGGCGGATTCACAGGCAAAGTCGTCGGGGATGAGTCCCGGAGTAGGAGGCGGTGGAAGCCACGAGAGCGGCGGAGATCAGAGCCCGAGGTCGATGAATGTTCGTGAGCAGGATAGGTTTCTCCCGATCGCTAACATAAGCCGAATCATGAAGAGGGGTTTGCCTGCAAACGGCAAGATTGCTAAAGATGCTAAAGAGACTATGCAGGAATGCGTCTCTGAGTTCATCAGCTTCGTCACCAGCGA AGCGAGTGATAAGTGCCaaagagagaagaggaagactATCAACGGAGATGATTTGCTTTGGGCTATGACCACTTTAGGATTTGAAGAGTACGTTGAACCTCTCAAGTTTTACCTGACGAGATACAGAGAG ATGGAG GGTGACAACAAGGGATCAGGAAAAGGCGGGGAATCAAGTGCTAAGAGAGATGGTCAACCAGGCCAA TTTCTGCAGCAGGGCCAGCAAGGCTCTTTCTCACAAGGTCCTTATGGAAACTCTCAAGTAAGTGCTTTCTCTTAG
- the LOC111208760 gene encoding uncharacterized protein LOC111208760, which translates to MEDNENKKSEGEVEGLGLIDVAAEDDSLLFSSFPNPTTYEFSEADEDEKCLNDGKDRTFLRETESCDEEILVSSVEEKEDVLQPRDSPEPQKVTKSGKYNLRKSLAWDNAFFTSQGVLEPEEISSMMESNHKSERNGLPTIQEDVNRSTESISTFQSDCPVENSQEFVLFEDVRASIQRSAKASDAPIPGKDNELGAIEVATSPTSSTVEVIASQEKMKPKASSKKLSIRANGSGKATKQPVSATRGLNTSVSKPTPNRVGKVRLLSTTPTFRASLDVSKTKLEKDSKLPAGKEPSVPRIPISRRPTFPKPSVVKSTLRSSAASKNELTSSCSSLESCASAASSSASHKSSLNQIKKKNDSSSRIANKSTSRGIMGQPRIPPPQPTKKTTKSNLSSAGSISDCSSESSRASATSQTAKSIQKAVSGANDTVKSLKNSKDASVVQADAKEGTKRVSAINGGLAPPGSMKQSGLRVPTPKIGFFDGGRQGSSSSAGKKVGKSPAQESSNLKTKAAASRLVPASSPKLQNKLYSKNDAEDQLEG; encoded by the exons ATGGAAGACAACGAGAACAAGAAAAGCGAGGGCGAGGTCGAGGGCCTTGGTCTGATTGATGTCGCTGCTGAGGACGATAGCCTCCTCTTCTCCTCCTTTCCCAACCCCACCACCTACGAGTTTTCCG AGGCAGATGAGGATGAAAAGTGTTTGAACGATGGAAAGGATCGAACTTTCTTGAGGGAGACAGAGTCCTGTGATGAAGAGATACTGGTATCTTCAGTAGAAGAGAAGGAAGACGTGCTTCAACCTCGTGACTCGCCTGAGCCTCAGAAGGTCACCAAGAGTGGGAAGTATAACTTGCGCAAAAGTCTTGCCTGGGACAATGCCTTCTTCACTAGCCAAG GTGTTTTGGAACCTGAAGAAATATCCAGTATGATGGAAAGCAATCATAAGAGTGAGAGGAATGGTTTGCCGACTATTCAGGAGGATGTTAATAGATCTACGGAATCCATTTCTACATTTCAAAGTGACTGCCCTGTGGAAAACAGTCaggagtttgttttgtttgaagaTGTAAGAGCGTCTATTCAAAGGTCTGCTAAAGCTTCTGATGCTCCTATACCTGGAAAAGATAATGAACTGGGAGCAATCGAAGTAGCAACCAGCCCAA CTTCAAGTACAGTGGAGGTCATTGCCTCTCAGGAGAAG ATGAAACCAAAAGCCAGTTCTAAAAAGCTGAGTATTAGAGCAAACGGATCAGGGAAGGCAACAAAACAG CCTGTTTCTGCTACAAGAGGTCTCAATACATCCGTTTCCAAGCCTACACCCAACAGAGTCGGCAAAGTCAGGCTCTTGTCAACTACACCAACGTTCAGGGCATCCCTAGATGTTAGCAAAACTAAACTCGAAAAAGATTCCAAATTACCTGCGG GTAAAGAGCCTTCGGTTCCTAGAATACCCATTTCACGAAGACCCACATTCCCAAAACCTTCTGTGGTTAAGTCAACTTTGCGTTCTTCAGCTGCCTCAAAGAATGAATTGACATCTTCCTGTTCTTCGCTAGAGAGCTGTGCCAGTGCTGCTTCATCCAGCGCttctcacaaatcttctctGAATcagataaagaagaagaatgattcAAGTTCCAGAATAGCAAATAAATCTACATCTAGAGGTATTATGGGGCAGCCAAGAATCCCACCACCCCAGCCAACCAAGAAGACAACCAAGTCCAACCTTTCCTCCGCTGGCTCTATCAGCGACTGTTCATCAGAGTCATCACGAGCTTCTGCAACTAGCCAAACGGCTAAAAGTATCCAGAAAGCCGTCTCTGGTGCAAATGATACTGTGAAGTCTCTCAAGAACTCTAAAGATGCATCTGTTGTTCAAGCTGATGCTAAGGAAGGCACGAAACGAGTTTCAGCCATCAATGGTGGTTTGGCTCCTCCAGGTTCTATGAAACAATCAGGTCTCCGTGTGCCAACACCAAAAATCGGCTTCTTTGATGGA GGAAGACAGGGATCATCTTCATCTGCTGGTAAGAAGGTTGGGAAGTCACCGGCACAAGAGTCGTCGAACTTGAAAACTAAGGCAGCAGCTTCAAGGCTTGTCCCTGCATCGTCTCCGAAACTGCAAAACAAATTGTATTCCAAGAACGATGCAGAGGATCAACTTGAGGGGTGA
- the LOC106380033 gene encoding nuclear transcription factor Y subunit B-10 isoform X1, whose product MADSQAKSSGMSPGVGGGGSHESGGDQSPRSMNVREQDRFLPIANISRIMKRGLPANGKIAKDAKETMQECVSEFISFVTSEASDKCQREKRKTINGDDLLWAMTTLGFEEYVEPLKFYLTRYREMEGDNKGSGKGGESSAKRDGQPGQFLQQGQQGSFSQGPYGNSQGSHMMVQMPNAE is encoded by the exons ATGGCGGATTCACAGGCAAAGTCGTCGGGGATGAGTCCCGGAGTAGGAGGCGGTGGAAGCCACGAGAGCGGCGGAGATCAGAGCCCGAGGTCGATGAATGTTCGTGAGCAGGATAGGTTTCTCCCGATCGCTAACATAAGCCGAATCATGAAGAGGGGTTTGCCTGCAAACGGCAAGATTGCTAAAGATGCTAAAGAGACTATGCAGGAATGCGTCTCTGAGTTCATCAGCTTCGTCACCAGCGA AGCGAGTGATAAGTGCCaaagagagaagaggaagactATCAACGGAGATGATTTGCTTTGGGCTATGACCACTTTAGGATTTGAAGAGTACGTTGAACCTCTCAAGTTTTACCTGACGAGATACAGAGAG ATGGAG GGTGACAACAAGGGATCAGGAAAAGGCGGGGAATCAAGTGCTAAGAGAGATGGTCAACCAGGCCAA TTTCTGCAGCAGGGCCAGCAAGGCTCTTTCTCACAAGGTCCTTATGGAAACTCTCAA GGTTCGCATATGATGGTTCAAATGCCGAACGCAGAGTAG